AAACCGACAACGCTCGTCATGTTGATGATCCGGCCGCTGCGGCGGCGGATCATCGTCCGCAAGGCGGCTTTCGAGCAGAAGAAGGCGCCTTTCAGGTTCGTATCTACAACGGCGTCCCACTCCTCTTCCGACAGCCGGAGCGCCAGCGTGTCGCGGGTGATCCCGGCGTTGTTGACGAGGATATCGATCGTGCCGAAGGCGTCGACCGTCTGCTGAACCGCCCGCTCCGCTTCGGCGGGCTGAGCGACATCGCCTTGAACGAGGATGGCCGACCCGCCAGCCGCTCGAATGCGGTCCGCGGTTTCAGCTGCCTGCTCAGCATTGACCGCGTAGCCGACTGCAACCGAGGCGCCGGCTTCGGCAAACGCGATCGCAATCGCGCGGCCGAGCCCGCGCGACGCTCCCGTCACAAGCGCCGCTTTGCCCGCCAGCGACAACTTCATGACGCCCCCTTGCCAAGGACAGTTTCCACCGGGTTTTCGGCGATGAGATGCGGGGCGGTGCGTTTCGCGAGGCCGCAGAGGACCGTGCCCGTTCCGATCTCATACAGCTGTGTCACGCCATTCTCCGCCAGCACCTCGATAGTACGCTGCCAGCGAACGGGGCGGGTCAGCTGGTCGACTAATTCGCGGCGGAGGTCGGCGGCGGCGCGCAGCGGCGCCGCATCGACATTGGCGATCAGCGGCGGGTCGGCATCGGCGATCGGGGTTGTTGCGATTGCGGCGGCTAATCCCTCCGCCGCCGGACGCATGACCGACGAATGGAACGCAGCCGATACATTCAAGGGGATGACGCGCCGCGCGCCGCGGTCGCGGGCGAGCGCGCTTGCCCGCTCAACCGCTGCTCTCGGTCCGCTGATGCCGATCTGACCGGGAGCATTGACATTGGCGATCTCCGCGCCGGTCTCAGCGCAAATCGCGGCGACAGTCGCCTCATCCAGCCCGAGCACCGCCGCCATCGTTGAGGGACACGCCTCGCCGCACGCCTGCATCAGCTCGCCTCGCCGACGCACGAGCCGCAGCGCATCGGCGAAGGTGAGCGCGCCGGCGACGACAAGTGCTGAATACTCTCCTAAGGAATGGCCCGCGACAAAGCGCGGCGGCTCTGCGGGCCAGAGGCCATCCTCCACCCCGGCGCGCCACGCTGCCACGCTGCTCACCAGAAGCGCGGGCTGCGCGTTCGCGGTTGCCGTCAGGGCCTCTTCCGGCCCTTCCCAGCAGAGGCGGGACAGCGGGAAGCCGAGAATCTCGTCGGCCTCGGCGAAGACACGGCGCGCCGCCGGCGAGACCGCCGCGAGCTTGGCGCCCATCCCGACCGTCTGGGAGCCTTGGCCAGGAAATACATAGGCAATGGTCATACCGCGGCCTTTCGCGAGTGAGATGTCGGGCGCGAGAGGGGAGGCACGCTAAGCGAGGGTGAGGAGAGACCGGAAACGCTCCTCACTCCGGTAGGCGCCCACAACCGCCAGATTGAGCCGCTCGTCGCGGAACAGCTCGTTCGCAACTCGGTGGAGATCGTCGCGAGTGATCGTATCAACGATCCGGACGATGTCGTCGGCCGTCATGATCTCGCCCAGCAGCAGCTCCTGATTGCCGTACGAGCTTGAGACGGCGCGGGTATCTTCAAGGCGGAGGAGCAGCCGCCCCTTGACGAGGTCTTTCGCCTTCGCGAGTTCCTCTTCTCCAACCGGCTCGCGCGCAAGGCGGCTGAGCTCTCGGAGAAGAGCCGCAATCGCTGCGTCGACCCGCTTCGGGTCGACGCCGGCATAAATCGTGAGCGCCCCCGTGTCTTGGAAGCGGCTGACGTAGCTGTGCACATCATAGGCGAGGCCGAGGTTTTCGCGGATCTCGAGAAACAAGCGGCTGCTCATGCCCTCGCCGAGGATGACGTTGATCAAGTCAAGCGCATAGCGGTCAGGGTGGCGCGCATCGAGCGCCCGGACGGCGATCGAGAGATGCGCTTGCTCGGTCTTCTTGGACAACACTTTCAGCCGAGGAGCAGTTTGTCCGTCGAGAGCAGGGAACATCGGCGCAACGGCATGCGGCGCCCAGTCGCCGAGGTAGCGCTCAGCAAGCGCAACGACCTCGGCATGATCAACATTTCCGGCAACTGAGACAACAGTGTTGCCCGGACTGTACTGGCGAGCGACGTAGGCGATCTGCTCGTCACGCGTGATTCGCGAGACGGTCTCCTTCGTCCCCGCGATGTCTCGACCGAGCGGCTGGTCGGGCCAGAGCACTTCATCGATCAGCAGGTCCACCAACTGCTGCGGGGAGTCGTGGACCATGTTCAGCTCTTCGATGATGACTTTGCGCTCCTTCTCGAGCTCGACTGGGTCGAACCGGGAGTGCCGCACCATATCGACAAGACAGTCGAACGCGCGCTCAAATGCCGGTCGCGGCACTTTCGCCCAGTAGACCGTCAGTTCGCGGTCAGTTGCGGCGTTGATGATGCCGCCGACACGCTCGACTTCCTCTGTCACCT
Above is a genomic segment from Dehalococcoidia bacterium containing:
- the fabG gene encoding 3-oxoacyl-[acyl-carrier-protein] reductase, whose amino-acid sequence is MKLSLAGKAALVTGASRGLGRAIAIAFAEAGASVAVGYAVNAEQAAETADRIRAAGGSAILVQGDVAQPAEAERAVQQTVDAFGTIDILVNNAGITRDTLALRLSEEEWDAVVDTNLKGAFFCSKAALRTMIRRRSGRIINMTSVVGLRGNAGQANYAAAKAGIIGLTKALAREVGSRGITVNAIAPGFIDVGMTETLSEQQRTAVLQQIPLGRFGAAHEVAAVALFLASDAAGYLTGVTIPVDGGLAM
- the fabD gene encoding ACP S-malonyltransferase, encoding MTIAYVFPGQGSQTVGMGAKLAAVSPAARRVFAEADEILGFPLSRLCWEGPEEALTATANAQPALLVSSVAAWRAGVEDGLWPAEPPRFVAGHSLGEYSALVVAGALTFADALRLVRRRGELMQACGEACPSTMAAVLGLDEATVAAICAETGAEIANVNAPGQIGISGPRAAVERASALARDRGARRVIPLNVSAAFHSSVMRPAAEGLAAAIATTPIADADPPLIANVDAAPLRAAADLRRELVDQLTRPVRWQRTIEVLAENGVTQLYEIGTGTVLCGLAKRTAPHLIAENPVETVLGKGAS
- a CDS encoding insulinase family protein; amino-acid sequence: MTMYHKSVLANGLRIITAPMPHTRSATVSIFVGAGSRYEPDEVAGISHFVEHMLFKGTERRPTPREVTEEVERVGGIINAATDRELTVYWAKVPRPAFERAFDCLVDMVRHSRFDPVELEKERKVIIEELNMVHDSPQQLVDLLIDEVLWPDQPLGRDIAGTKETVSRITRDEQIAYVARQYSPGNTVVSVAGNVDHAEVVALAERYLGDWAPHAVAPMFPALDGQTAPRLKVLSKKTEQAHLSIAVRALDARHPDRYALDLINVILGEGMSSRLFLEIRENLGLAYDVHSYVSRFQDTGALTIYAGVDPKRVDAAIAALLRELSRLAREPVGEEELAKAKDLVKGRLLLRLEDTRAVSSSYGNQELLLGEIMTADDIVRIVDTITRDDLHRVANELFRDERLNLAVVGAYRSEERFRSLLTLA